One Sediminicola sp. YIK13 DNA segment encodes these proteins:
- the secE gene encoding preprotein translocase subunit SecE translates to MLTYIKESVEELRNNVTLPPRAESSNLMVIVAVFSIIFALATWGVDSLFGELIQLYFTKIIN, encoded by the coding sequence ATGTTGACTTATATTAAGGAATCCGTTGAAGAGCTTAGAAACAATGTTACCCTGCCTCCAAGGGCTGAGTCATCAAATTTGATGGTAATAGTAGCAGTGTTTTCAATTATTTTTGCATTAGCTACATGGGGTGTTGATAGTCTTTTTGGAGAATTGATCCAATTGTATTTTACTAAAATAATCAACTAA
- the rplA gene encoding 50S ribosomal protein L1, translating to MAKLTKKQKEALSKVDRNKLYSLMEASALVKEITNVKFDASVDIAVRLGVDPRKANQMVRGVVTLPHGTGKDVKVLALVTPDKEAEATEAGADYVGLDEYLEKIKNGWTDVDVIITMPSVMGKLGPLGRVLGPRGLMPNPKTGTVTMDVAKAVAEVKAGKIDFRVDKTGIVHAAIGKVSFSEDKLAENAKELLDTLNKLKPAAAKGVYMKSIYLSSTMSPSMQLDPKGV from the coding sequence ATGGCAAAATTAACAAAAAAGCAAAAAGAAGCGCTTTCTAAGGTAGATAGAAACAAGCTATATTCCTTGATGGAAGCTTCAGCTTTAGTAAAAGAGATAACAAACGTAAAATTCGACGCGTCTGTTGATATCGCTGTAAGATTGGGTGTAGATCCAAGAAAAGCGAATCAAATGGTACGTGGTGTTGTTACACTTCCACACGGAACAGGTAAGGACGTTAAGGTTTTAGCGTTGGTAACCCCGGATAAAGAAGCAGAAGCTACAGAAGCTGGTGCTGATTATGTAGGGTTGGATGAGTATTTGGAAAAAATCAAAAACGGTTGGACCGATGTTGATGTAATCATCACCATGCCAAGTGTTATGGGTAAATTAGGTCCTTTGGGTAGAGTATTGGGACCAAGAGGTTTAATGCCCAATCCAAAGACAGGAACAGTTACTATGGATGTCGCTAAAGCGGTTGCAGAAGTAAAGGCTGGTAAGATTGATTTTAGAGTAGACAAAACTGGTATTGTACATGCTGCGATCGGGAAAGTATCTTTCTCAGAGGATAAGCTAGCGGAAAACGCCAAAGAACTTTTGGATACTCTGAACAAATTAAAACCTGCTGCTGCAAAAGGGGTATACATGAAGAGCATTTATTTGTCTAGTACAATGAGCCCTAGTATGCAACTAGATCCTAAAGGAGTATAA
- the rplL gene encoding 50S ribosomal protein L7/L12, whose amino-acid sequence MADLKDFAEQLVNLTVKEVNELAAILKDEYGIEPAAAAVAVAAGGAAEGGEAAEEKTEFDVILKAAGASKLAVVKLVKELTGLGLKEAKDIVDSAPKPIKEGISKDEAEGILKSLEEAGAEVELK is encoded by the coding sequence ATGGCAGATTTAAAAGATTTCGCAGAACAATTGGTTAACTTGACTGTAAAGGAAGTAAATGAGTTAGCTGCAATATTGAAAGATGAATATGGTATTGAGCCTGCTGCTGCTGCAGTAGCTGTTGCCGCTGGTGGAGCCGCTGAAGGTGGTGAAGCTGCAGAAGAGAAAACTGAATTCGATGTAATATTGAAAGCAGCTGGTGCTTCTAAATTGGCAGTAGTTAAATTGGTTAAGGAATTAACTGGTTTAGGTTTGAAAGAAGCTAAAGATATCGTTGATAGCGCACCAAAGCCTATCAAAGAAGGTATCTCTAAAGATGAGGCTGAAGGAATTCTAAAATCATTGGAAGAAGCAGGAGCAGAAGTTGAGCTTAAATAA
- the rplJ gene encoding 50S ribosomal protein L10, with amino-acid sequence MTREEKLNVIQDLTAQLGSNSIIYLADISGMNASATSDLRRACFKANIKLAVVKNTLLAKAMDASDKDFGELSEILVGNTSIMYSDTGNAPAKLIKNFRKKTTKPLLKGAYIEEAVYVGDENLEALINIKSKEEMIGEIIGLLQSPAKNVISGLKSGGGKLAGILKTLSEK; translated from the coding sequence ATGACAAGAGAAGAAAAATTGAACGTTATACAAGATTTAACTGCACAGTTGGGAAGTAATTCCATTATATACTTGGCAGATATCTCTGGTATGAATGCTTCGGCCACATCAGATTTAAGAAGGGCTTGCTTTAAAGCCAATATTAAACTTGCGGTCGTAAAAAATACCTTGCTTGCAAAGGCAATGGATGCATCGGATAAAGATTTTGGTGAGCTTTCAGAAATATTGGTAGGTAACACTTCCATTATGTACTCTGACACTGGTAATGCTCCAGCAAAATTAATCAAGAACTTCAGGAAAAAAACTACAAAACCATTATTGAAAGGCGCTTATATTGAAGAGGCCGTTTATGTTGGTGATGAGAACCTGGAAGCCTTGATCAATATCAAGTCTAAGGAAGAAATGATTGGAGAAATCATCGGATTACTTCAGTCACCTGCTAAAAATGTTATCTCTGGACTTAAGTCTGGTGGTGGTAAATTGGCCGGTATCCTTAAAACATTATCCGAGAAATAA
- the rplK gene encoding 50S ribosomal protein L11 — protein MAKEVSKVVKLQVRGGAANPSPPVGPALGAAGVNIMEFCKQFNARTQDKPGKVLPVVITVFKDKSFDFVVKTPPAAIQLMEAAKIKKGSGEPNRNKVASVTWEQIRAIADDKMVDLNAFTSEAAMTMVAGTARSMGLKVSGTKPF, from the coding sequence ATGGCAAAAGAAGTAAGTAAAGTAGTTAAACTACAAGTTAGGGGAGGTGCAGCGAATCCGTCGCCACCGGTTGGACCCGCTTTAGGTGCTGCCGGCGTTAACATCATGGAATTCTGTAAGCAGTTTAATGCGCGTACACAGGATAAACCAGGCAAAGTATTGCCAGTTGTTATCACGGTATTTAAGGACAAGTCATTTGACTTCGTTGTTAAGACACCGCCAGCGGCAATTCAACTTATGGAAGCAGCTAAGATTAAAAAAGGATCTGGCGAACCTAACAGAAACAAAGTGGCTAGCGTTACCTGGGAACAGATAAGAGCTATAGCCGATGACAAAATGGTAGATTTAAATGCCTTTACCTCAGAAGCAGCTATGACAATGGTTGCGGGTACGGCTAGATCTATGGGTTTAAAAGTTTCAGGGACCAAACCTTTTTAA
- the nusG gene encoding transcription termination/antitermination protein NusG, whose translation MSEVLDKKWYVVRAVSGQENKIKGYIETEVARLGFEDYLEEVLVPTEKVVQIRNGKKINKERVYFPGYIMIKANLGGEMIHIIRSITNVIGFLGETKGGDPVPLRKSEVNRMLGKVDELAVTTDSVAIPFVLGETIKVIDGPFNGFNGTVEKINEEKRKLEVMVKIFGRKTPLELSYMQVEKV comes from the coding sequence ATGTCGGAAGTATTAGATAAAAAATGGTATGTAGTTAGGGCTGTTAGTGGTCAGGAGAACAAGATAAAAGGGTATATCGAAACAGAAGTTGCGAGACTTGGTTTTGAAGATTACCTGGAAGAGGTTCTTGTGCCTACTGAAAAGGTGGTTCAAATAAGAAATGGTAAGAAAATCAACAAGGAGAGAGTTTATTTTCCTGGTTACATCATGATCAAGGCCAATTTAGGTGGAGAGATGATACATATTATACGTTCCATTACGAACGTTATAGGATTTTTGGGTGAAACAAAAGGGGGAGATCCCGTGCCACTTAGAAAATCCGAGGTGAACAGAATGTTAGGAAAAGTAGATGAGTTGGCCGTTACAACGGACAGCGTAGCTATTCCTTTTGTTTTGGGTGAAACTATAAAGGTTATAGACGGACCTTTCAATGGTTTCAACGGTACCGTTGAAAAGATAAATGAAGAAAAGCGCAAGCTAGAGGTAATGGTGAAGATTTTCGGAAGAAAAACTCCATTGGAACTTAGCTATATGCAAGTAGAAAAAGTATAA